In the Candidatus Omnitrophota bacterium genome, GGGCGTTTGCGTTACAGCTACTAAAGGCCGATGTCAGAGACATCGGCACTTAGCCAACAAAGTGGCTGAATAAACTTGGAGGTATATGATGGCTGAAAGAATATTAAGGGGCATAGCGGGATCTTTTATTCTCGGGAGCCTCGCGCTTGCGTACTATATTAGCCCGCTGTGGTTATGGTTTACGGCTTTTGTGGGGCTTAATCTTCTGCAATCCGCTTTTACGAACTGGTGCCCGATGATGTGGGTAATTAAAAAAATGGGTATCGCATAAAATGAAAACACAGACGATAAGCTTCGACATCAGGGAAAACTACGATAATTATTACGACGGCAGCTCGCAGTGGAGGGGCCTGGCCGCGGCGGATTCGGTAGACCACATACTTGCCGCCTGCTCCAAGTATCCGCACGGACGGGTATTGGACATCGGTTCGGGCGAGGGGGCCGTGCTGGAAAGGCTGTCGGATATTAAATTTTGCGACGCCCTGTATTCGCTCGAAGTGTCCAAGAGCGGCCTCGAGGCCATACGCGCAAGGAAGATCGGGTCATTGGCGGAGGCTAAGCTCTTCGACGGATACGCGGTACCTTATGAGGACAAGGCCTTTGACCTGGCTATCTTAAGCCACGTCGTGGAGCATCTGGAGTTCCCGAGGATTCTGCTGTATGAAGCGGCCCGCGTGGCGAGGTATGTCTTCATAGAGGTGCCGCTGGAAGACACGATGAGATTTAAAAGAGACTATGTCCCCGGCCCGATCGGCCATATCAATCCGTATTCGTATAAGACGATAAGGAGACTCGCGCAGACCTCCCGCCTCGAGGTATTATCGCAGGCCCTCGCGAACATATCGTACCAGATGTACGAATACCAATACGGCAGGAAGGCTGCCCTTAGATATTTACCGAAAGAGGCCCTTTTGAGGATCATGCCTGTCATGGCCGCGAGATTTTTCGGTTATAATTGCTACTTGCTCTGCAGGAGTCTCGCATGAATATCGCCGAGAAGGTCAAATGGTTCTTGCCGTCATCCTTTAAGAAATTTATAAGGCAGGCGCTCTTTGCGCCTCTGGATATTTTTGAATCGATATTCAAGAGAGACGGCGAACTGCGGCCGCCCCGATGGGCCATAGGGGGGAACTATGGGTCCGGTTCCGGGAATTTTAAGGATAGCGGCCGGAGGCTGCTTAGCCATCTCGTAGACCTGGGCGGCCTGGCCCCGGGGGACGCCGTGCTTGACGTCGGGTGCGGCATAGGAAGGCTGGCGATCCCGCTCACCGGATATTTAACAAAGAACGGGAGATATGAAGGGTTCGACGTCATCGGGTATAATATAAAATGGTGCTCCCGGCACATCTCGGCGCGATATCCCAACTTCCGTTTTACGCACTCGGATGTATATAATAAATTCTATAACCGGACAGGCCGTTACAAAGCGCGGGATTATGTATTCCCGTACCAAAGCGATTCGTTTGACATGGTCTTTCTCCTGTCTGTTTTTACTCACATGCTCCCTGAGGACATGGAGCATTATGTGTCTGAAATAAGCCGCGTCACCAAAAGATCCGGGCGGTGTTTCGTTACATTTTTCCTGCTGAACCCGGAATCTATCGATCTGATGAATAAAGGCAAGGCCGGCCATACCTTCCGCCGGACAGGCAATGATATCTACAGGGTGGACGACAAGGATATACAGGAAAGCATCATAGCGTATGACGAAAATTTCGTGAAAGAACTCTTCGCCCGGCATGGATTTATAACACAATCGCCTATTCATTACGGGTCCTGGTGCGGGAGGAAGGATTCCGCCGATAAGATGGATATACTCATATTTACCAAGGGTTGAGGATCGCGCTTGTTTCTTAACCCCAAATATATCAATAGGTTCGGCAAAAACCTGCCGGATAGAGAAACCCTCCGAAGCAGGCTATTTTCAGATAAAGATGGACAGGCGGGGGAGAACGTGGTAAGATAAGCCATGACCGATAATCGTCTTTTTGCCGCTTGGTGAGCGTTTATTTGCCGGGCGGCCTTTTGTTTTTAGCTCAACCGTGGCCGGACCAACAGAAAGGACCGTTAAAATGCACAAAGGAAAGATAAAGAAGCTCGTGCGCGACAGGGGCTTCGGGTTTATAGACGATACGGACGGCAGGGAGATATTTTTCCATCAATCCAGCCTGATAGACGTAGTTTTTACGGCATTGAACGACGACCAGCAGGTCGAATTTGAAGTCGAGAAGAGCGATAAGGGTCCGCGCGCCATAGATGTGCGCGTGGTCCAACAGTGATATCATGTCGAAAAAGATAAAAACTAACAAAAAACACAGGGTGTGCCGGTTCCCCGGCTGCAAGCAGACGTTGAGCATGTATAACTCAGAGTCTTATTGCCATGTCCACCAGCAGGCCGCAATATCAAAAGGGCTGTATACAGCCTCATTCGCGAGGTGTTAAAGATGACGCAGCAGATCCAACATTCGAACGCTTCTTTTTACGGTCTTGGCATAGCGCCGAAGATCCTTGAGATCCTGGACCGTATGAAATTCACCGTTCCGACGCCTATACAGCACAAGGCTATCCCTGTCGCGTTAGAGGGTAAGGACATCATAGGGGTGGCGCAGACCGGGACCGGTAAGACATTGGCTTTCGCCATACCGATCATCCAGCGCCTGTCCCAGAGAAAAGGCAACTGCCTGGTGCTTGTGCCTACCAGGGAACTTGCCATACAGGTCGACGAGACATTCCAGAAACTGGCGCCGCTATTCGGCATGAAGTCGGCTGTAATCATTGGCGGAGCTTCCATGCATCTGCAGATACAGGCGCTGAGGAAGAGCCCGCGCATCATAATAGCCACACCGGGCCGGCTTGTCGATCATATAGGTCAGCGCAACATTCTTCTCGCGTTTATG is a window encoding:
- a CDS encoding DUF2892 domain-containing protein, producing MMAERILRGIAGSFILGSLALAYYISPLWLWFTAFVGLNLLQSAFTNWCPMMWVIKKMGIA
- a CDS encoding class I SAM-dependent methyltransferase yields the protein MKTQTISFDIRENYDNYYDGSSQWRGLAAADSVDHILAACSKYPHGRVLDIGSGEGAVLERLSDIKFCDALYSLEVSKSGLEAIRARKIGSLAEAKLFDGYAVPYEDKAFDLAILSHVVEHLEFPRILLYEAARVARYVFIEVPLEDTMRFKRDYVPGPIGHINPYSYKTIRRLAQTSRLEVLSQALANISYQMYEYQYGRKAALRYLPKEALLRIMPVMAARFFGYNCYLLCRSLA
- a CDS encoding class I SAM-dependent methyltransferase; translation: MNIAEKVKWFLPSSFKKFIRQALFAPLDIFESIFKRDGELRPPRWAIGGNYGSGSGNFKDSGRRLLSHLVDLGGLAPGDAVLDVGCGIGRLAIPLTGYLTKNGRYEGFDVIGYNIKWCSRHISARYPNFRFTHSDVYNKFYNRTGRYKARDYVFPYQSDSFDMVFLLSVFTHMLPEDMEHYVSEISRVTKRSGRCFVTFFLLNPESIDLMNKGKAGHTFRRTGNDIYRVDDKDIQESIIAYDENFVKELFARHGFITQSPIHYGSWCGRKDSADKMDILIFTKG
- a CDS encoding cold shock domain-containing protein — protein: MHKGKIKKLVRDRGFGFIDDTDGREIFFHQSSLIDVVFTALNDDQQVEFEVEKSDKGPRAIDVRVVQQ